From the Penicillium oxalicum strain HP7-1 chromosome V, whole genome shotgun sequence genome, one window contains:
- a CDS encoding Eukaryotic peptide chain release factor subunit 1, producing the protein MSSKDQGQGEAEKNIEIWKVKKLIKRLESARGNGTSMISLIIPPKDQISRAAKMLAEEYGTASNIKSRVNRLSVLSAITSTQQRLKLYNKVPPNGLVVYCGEIITQEGKERKINIDFEPFKPINTSLYLCDNKFHTEALSELLESDQKFGFIIMDGNGALFGTLSGNTREILQRLSVDLPKKHGRGGQSALRFARLREEKRHNYVRKIAELAVQNYITNDKVNVAGIVLAGSADFKNDLNQSDMFDQRLQAKVIKVVDVSYGGENGFNQAIELAAETLSSVKFIQEKKLIGKYFEEISQDTGKICYGVDDTLKALELGAAETLIVFENLDVTRWVLKDSNGSEVVLHTTKAQESNRELFQDKETGSEMEVVDSGSFLEWLAEAYKDFGAELEFVSDRSSEGNQFVKGFGGIGAILRYKVNFEQLADYSDDDEFYDD; encoded by the exons AAATGGTACCTCCATGATCTCGCTCATCATCC CTCCCAAGGATCAAATCTCTCGCGCGGCAAAGATGTTGGCTGAAGAATAC GGTACTGCCTCCAACATCAAGTCCCGTGTGAACCGTCTTTCCGTCTTGTCcgccatcacctccaccCAGCAGCGTCTGAAGTTGTACAACAAGGTTCCACCCAATGGTCTGGTTGTCTACTGTGGTGAAATTATCACCCAAGAAGGCAAGGAGCGCAAGATTAACATTGACTTCGAACCGTTCAAGCCCATCAACACCTCGCTCTACCTTTGTGACAACAAGTTCCACACAGAAGCTCTGAGCGAGTTGCTCGAGTCGGACCAGAAGTTCGgtttcatcatcatggacggTAACGGTGCGCTCTTTGGTACTCTGAGTGGTAACACTCGCGAGATTCTGCAGCGTCTGTCTGTCGATCTTCCCAAGAAGCAC GGTCGTGGTGGTCAGTCTGCCCTGCGTTTCGCGCGTCTGCGTGAAGAAAAGCGTCACAACTACGTGCGCAAGATCGCTGAATTGGCTGTTCAAAACTACATCACCAACGACAAGGTGAATGTCGCGGGTATCGTTCTGGCCGGTTCCGCTGATTTCAAGAACGACCTCAACCAATCCGACATGTTCGACCAGCGCCTGCAggccaaggtcatcaagGTTGTCGACGTTTCGTACGGTGGAGAGAACGGTTTCAATCAGGCGATTGAGTTGGCCGCTGAGACCTTGAGCAGTGTCAAGTTCAtccaggagaagaagctgatCGGCAAGTACTTTGAGGAGATCTCTCAGGACACGGGCAAGATCTGCTACGGTGTGGATGATACTTTGAAGGCTCTGGAGCTCGGTGCCGCTGAGACTCTGATCGTGTTCGAGAACCTGGATGTCACCCGTTGGGTCTTGAAGGATTCCAACGGCTCGGAGGTGGTTCTGCACACTACCAAGGCGCAGGAGAGCAACCGCGAGCTTTTCCAGGACAAGGAGACTGGCTCCGAGATGGAAGTCGTGGACTCGGGTTCCTTCTTGGAGTGGTTGGCCGAGGCCTACAAAGACTTTGGTGCCGAGCTGGAGTTCGTGTCCGACCGATCCAGCGAGGGTAACCAGTTCGTGAAGGGCTTTGGTGGTATCGGCGCCATCCTTCGCTACAAGGTCAACTTTGAACAACTTGCCGACTAcagcgacgatgatgagtTCTACGATGATTGA